AAGAATTCCGCAGCGCGGAGTTTCAGTCGTTATCATCCGTGTTTGCTCTGATTCTGTGCTGCACCGGATCCCCAAGAGGATTGTTTGTACAGGGGCGTTGTGAACATGTTTCGCTGCCGGCTGCGCCTGTCTGAAACCGTATCCGAAGCGTCACGTCAGCCAATGATGTATGGGTGTTTGCACGCTTGTTGGTGTCTGGTCCGGTACCATGCTGAAAATGTGTTTTGGGGAGTTTGTGAGGTAAACAGTGAACAGAACAGAACCAGGCCTTACGGTTGTTGAACCATGACCAGTCACCGAAGAATGATGATGCTTTGCAAATTTGGGGTGTTCCTGTTGACAGTCGGCTTGGTGACCACGTCATCAATCGCTCAGGACGAAACCAAAAATGAAAGTTGGCCGTGGGAGGAATTTATTGAATCGGATTTTCCATTTTTCTCGATGACGGTCGACGCGAGATCTGTGAACGGAGAATCAGTCAAGGATAATCTCATCGCACGTGCGATCGTGTTTCCATTGGAGGATAACTGCTTTTTGGCCTATGACGTTGATTTACTGCGAGTGGCTGCGGTATGGACAGCGGAAGACATGCCGTTCGTCAACGCGAATATGGCCTGCAACAGTTATCCCTACAATTTCATCAAGGTGCGTCCGGGGCTGGGGACATTGCCGCAGCCGAAGGGGGAGATCTGGTTCCAAAACGGTATTTACGCGGGCGTTGGACTTGGCTCGCCACAGATTGGAGATCCACGTCCTGCTCGGACAGATGAAGATCAGATCTGTCACGGAGGACTTGACCGAAGGTTAGCGCGTTTTCTCGGGATTGATCTGACGAATGGTGTTGAGATCCAATATGAGATCGCCGGCAAAGTACGCGTTAATGAGCGATTTGAACACGTTCAGGACGGTTTCATTCGTCGATTGCAGGTCAATGCGCACAGTGAACCGATTTATGTTGTCATCGCGAGGAATTCAGACCAGGTCGATTTTCAATGCCACGGTTCCGGCATCCTCACGAATATTCGTCAGCATGTGGTTTGCTGCATTGAACCATCCAAAAAACTTCAAACGGTTTCCGTGTCATGTACGAATACCGACAGGCGGAATGCGGCCAAATCCCGCCGGCAATCTCGTGGTGTTGTAGTGAATTCGTCGGACCGTTCGGTTCGACGCTGGCAACAGTCCGTTCGCCTGTCACTGCCGGCAGCGCAGAGCGGCGCTGCGCTTAATCTTGAGGAACTTCCGCTGCCGCTGGAAAATCCGTATGGACGGGCCGTCCGGCCAGCTGACATCAGTTTTTTTGGGACATCCGGACGTGCCGCGCTGGTGACGTTTGATGGCGATGTCTGGCTTTGCGATGGTCTTGAACCCAAATCACAGGAAGTCGTGTGGACTCGATTCACGTCCGGTCTTCATGAACCGCTTAGTATTCGAATCAGGGACGGAGAGATTTTTGTTTACGACCGGAGCGGTCTTTGGCGGCTTCATGACCGCGATAACAACGGAGAGGCTGACTATCACGAACTCTTCTGTTCCCGTATTCATCAGACTGCCGAAACACGTGATTTTGCTCTATCCCTTGAACTGGAAACGGATGGTAGTTTCCTCGTCAGTAAATCCGGTCAGAGGGGAACTTACAGCGCGATTCTTCGGGTCTCACCTGATGGCAGTGATGTGAAGGTGATTGCCACCGGGTTCCGACACCCGTATTTAGGGTATGATCCTGAGACAGGACAAATTGCTGCGACCGATCAGCAGGGGAACTGGGTGCCGTCCACTCCCGTGAGCTTCATCGAACAGGACGGATTCTATGGTTTTCGGCGCAGCGAGTCGCTTGATGACCGGCCTGTCAGTCCCCCGTTGACCTGGATCCCACATGCCGAATGCGGATCGGCCGCGTCAGTGATGTGGGTTCGGAATGCGGAGATGGGACCACTGAACAACAGGCCGATCCTTCTAAGCTACCAGCCTCCCCGCATAATGCAGCTTCATACAGACCTGGATGAACTCGCAATCCAGGGCGGTGCCACACCCCTTGACCTGAACATCGGATCAAATCCGCTGCTCAAAGCCGCGATCAATCCCGCCGACGGATTGTTGTATTTAACCGGCTTTAAGGTTTGGGGCAGTCTGGCACAGAATGCGACATTTTTCGGAAGGGTTCGTACGGATTCGTCAAAGCCCTGGACAGTCCCGTGCAAAGTTCAGACGGCGCGTCGCGGCATTCTTCTTCGATTCGACCACCCGCTCGATCTGGAGACTGCATCCAGTCGCGGCGCCTACACCGTTCGACGGTGGAATTACAAACGTACCAGTCAATACGGGAGTGGACATTATCGACTCGATGGAACGTCCGGAACCGAAACACTTCCGGTATCGTCGGTACAGATCTCGAGGGATCAGCAATCTGTGTTTTTGGGTATTCCCGGCATGCGTGCAGTCATGCAGATCGAAGTGAGCTACGAGATCGCCGTTCAGAATGATGAGCCGGTTCGGCATCAAACCTTTCTGTCTGCTCATGTTCTGCGGAAAATCGATCTGACGACGCATGGTTTTGCAGGCAATGAGGTCGATCTAAGCAGGCGAACAGTTCCTCCGGCATCAAAGCCGCCGGCCAGGCCAACGATAAAACGTGGTGCGCGGTTATACCGACAGGT
This Fuerstiella sp. DNA region includes the following protein-coding sequences:
- a CDS encoding c-type cytochrome, encoding MLCKFGVFLLTVGLVTTSSIAQDETKNESWPWEEFIESDFPFFSMTVDARSVNGESVKDNLIARAIVFPLEDNCFLAYDVDLLRVAAVWTAEDMPFVNANMACNSYPYNFIKVRPGLGTLPQPKGEIWFQNGIYAGVGLGSPQIGDPRPARTDEDQICHGGLDRRLARFLGIDLTNGVEIQYEIAGKVRVNERFEHVQDGFIRRLQVNAHSEPIYVVIARNSDQVDFQCHGSGILTNIRQHVVCCIEPSKKLQTVSVSCTNTDRRNAAKSRRQSRGVVVNSSDRSVRRWQQSVRLSLPAAQSGAALNLEELPLPLENPYGRAVRPADISFFGTSGRAALVTFDGDVWLCDGLEPKSQEVVWTRFTSGLHEPLSIRIRDGEIFVYDRSGLWRLHDRDNNGEADYHELFCSRIHQTAETRDFALSLELETDGSFLVSKSGQRGTYSAILRVSPDGSDVKVIATGFRHPYLGYDPETGQIAATDQQGNWVPSTPVSFIEQDGFYGFRRSESLDDRPVSPPLTWIPHAECGSAASVMWVRNAEMGPLNNRPILLSYQPPRIMQLHTDLDELAIQGGATPLDLNIGSNPLLKAAINPADGLLYLTGFKVWGSLAQNATFFGRVRTDSSKPWTVPCKVQTARRGILLRFDHPLDLETASSRGAYTVRRWNYKRTSQYGSGHYRLDGTSGTETLPVSSVQISRDQQSVFLGIPGMRAVMQIEVSYEIAVQNDEPVRHQTFLSAHVLRKIDLTTHGFAGNEVDLSRRTVPPASKPPARPTIKRGARLYRQVGCIGCHSVDGSAVGKNGPSWLGLYGSERKLISTGESVTADESYLRESILNPAAKVAAGAVNGESGMPIYAGVLGDDQIDSLLLFIRALADEDASSHFVVSASSDTAVRDWRVEDFRDELMRPLSGRSFQQGKLVFLGASCFSCHRIGEGKGGTLGPDLTKLGENVRGLELLTHILEPSRKIDDKFKSRSVVTLDGRVHRGFLIFEDDTEIRITGDPLSNKPPTSINKSEIEQMTLSNISPMPKGMLNPYDQLQVLDLLAYIESRGNPDHTAFAR